The genomic interval TTCGAAGGAGCGAAGCGACTGAGAAATCTTACAGCGTCCCACTTAAATCTTCCCATCCGGGGTTCATCCGTTCTACCAGCCTGTTTTTCTTTTCTCTTCGCCACTTCTTGATTTCTTTTTCCCTGGTAATGGCCGCAATCATATCGTCCGTCTCCTCAAAATAAACCAGCTTGTATATGTTGTATTTCGCTGTAAATCCCTTCACAAGATTGTTTCGGTGCTCGTACACTCGCCGCTCCAGGTTATTCGTCACCCCGGTATACATGACCTGGTTGTTCCAGTTGGTCAGTATGTAGA from Syntrophales bacterium carries:
- a CDS encoding GIY-YIG nuclease family protein, with translation MTTTGYVYILTNWNNQVMYTGVTNNLERRVYEHRNNLVKGFTAKYNIYKLVYFEETDDMIAAITREKEIKKWRREKKNRLVERMNPGWEDLSGTL